A genomic window from Labrus bergylta chromosome 7, fLabBer1.1, whole genome shotgun sequence includes:
- the wash1 gene encoding WASH complex subunit 1, translating to MVRMTQKHCLEGQVYSVPLIQPDLRREEAVHQIADALLYLETISTDIFKRVSDSVEKNRRQLQSVTDRIKLAQARVDKIKGSKKATKVFSSAKYPAPDRLQDYSSIFTEATDPSSQTRPRLKIQNKLRPFDEKALQEKLMYFPVCVSSKKKSEDETEEGLGSLPRNISSVSSLLLFNTTENLYKKYVFLDPLAGAVTKTHTTLETEKEEKPFDAPLSITKREQLERQTAESYFYVPDLGQVPEIDVPSYLPDLPGIADDLSYSADLGPGFAPSGPAQNIPELPFFPDESIAAGPQLQQYVPPPPPPPPPPPPPPEPGLALPIPTGAPPPPPPPPPPPPVDVTADASRAQGSGPVAGAPSEVVQPSDGRASLLESIRNAGGIGKAKLRNIKERKMEKKKQKEQEQAAGAASSGGDFMSDLFNKLAMRRKGISGKGPAGGETGEAPAGTGGAFARMSDVIPPLPAPQSATDDDDWEA from the exons ATGGTCAG GATGACCCAGAAGCACTGCCTGGAGGGCCAGGTGTACTCGGTGCCGCTCATCCAGCCGGacctgaggagagaggaggcggtCCATCAGATAGCAGATGCTTTACTGTACCTGGAGACCATCTCTACGGATATCTTCAAAAG GGTGTCTGACAGTGTGGAGAAGAACCGCCGCCAGCTGCAGAGCGTCACTGACCGGATCAAACTAGCACAGGCTCGTGTTGACAAGATCAAAGGAAGCAAGAAGGCCACTAAG gttttcTCCAGTGCCAAATACCCGGCCCCTGATCGACTTCAGGATTATTCATCCATCTttactgaagctacagaccccTCCTCACAAACCCGCCCCCGCTTAAAGATCCAGAATAAACTTAGACCATTTGATGAGAAGGCCTTACAG GAGAAGTTGATGTATTTCCCGGTGTGTGTGAGCAGTAAGAAGAAGTCTGAGGATGAGACAGAGGAAGGGCTGGGCAGTCTGCCACGCAACATCTCATCCGTCAGCTCCCTGCTGCTTTTTAATACTACAGAGAACCT aTATAAGAAGTATGTGTTCCTTGATCCTCTGGCTGGAGCggtgacaaaaacacacactacactAGAGACCGAGAAAGAAGAGAAGCCGTTTGATGCACCGTTGTCCATAACAAAGAGAGAGCAACTAGAGAGACAG ACAGCAGAGTCTTACTTCTATGTGCCAGACTTGGGCCAGGTGCCTGAGATCGATGTGCCATCTTACCTGCCTGACCTGCCGGGCATTGCAGACGACCTGTCCTACAGTGCGGATCTTGGGCCTGGCTTCGCCCCGTCAGGACCCGCACAAAACATCCCTGAGCTTCCCTTCTTCCCCGACGAGAGCATTGCAGCTG GCCCTCAACTCCAACAGTACgtcccgcctcctcctccaccacctcctcctccacctccacccccCGAGCCCGGCCTGGCTCTCCCCATTCCAACaggagctccgcctcctcctccacctcctccgcctcctcctccagtgGACGTCACCGCAGATGCCTCTCGAGCGCAAGGTTCAG GCCCTGTGGCTGGGGCACCCAGCGAGGTGGTCCAACCGTCAGACGGCAGAGCCAGCCTCCTAGAGTCCATCCGCAACGCCGGAGGCATCGGCAAGGCCAAGTTACGCAACATTAAAGAGCgcaagatggagaagaagaaacagaaggagCAGGAACAAG CGGCTGGGGCAGCGTCTAGTGGCGGTGACTTTATGTCCGATCTGTTCAACAAACTTGCAATGCGAAGGAAAG GTATTTCTGGGAAGGGTCCAGCAGGTGGGGAGACAGGTGAGGCTCCTGCTGGTACAGGCGGTGCATTTGCCAGGATGTCGGATGTGATCCCACCACTTCCCGCCCCGCAGTCGGCCACAGACGATGACGACTGGGAAGCATGA